The stretch of DNA CTTCAGGTCGCCCGCACCGGGCTCGATGCTCAGGACACGCGCATGCGCGTGATCTCGAACAACCTTGCCAACGTCAACACCACCGCCTTCAAGCGCGATCGCGCCAATTTCGCGACCCTGTCCTATCAGGACATGCGCGTGGCGGGCCAGCAGAACACCTCGCAGAACAATTATGCCACCGGCCTGAACCTGGGCACCGGCGTGCAGATCCAGGGCACCTCGCGCCAGGAGGAACAGGGCACGATCGACACCACCGGCAATGCCTATGACCTGGCCATCCAGGGCAACGGCTATTTCCAGGTGCTGCTGCCCACCGGCCAGTTCGCCTATACCCGCGCGGGCAATTTCTCGCTGTCGTCGCAGGGTGAGATCCAGACCTCGGACGGCTATCCGGTGCAGCCCGCCATCACCATCCCGCTGGGCTCCACCTCGGTGGCGATCGGCTCGGACGGCACGGTCTCGGCGATCCCGCCCAGCGGCGGCAACGCCGTGCAGGTCGGCCAGATCACCATGGCCACCTTCCCCAACGCCCAGGGCCTGCAGTCGATCGGCGGCAACATGCTTCAGGAAACCACCGCCAGCGGCACCGCGCAGATCGGCACGCCCGGCGTGCAGGGTGTAGGCACGATCAAGCAGGGCGCTCTGGAAACCTCCAACGTCAACATCGTGACCGAGCTGGTCGA from Novosphingobium sp. encodes:
- the flgG gene encoding flagellar basal-body rod protein FlgG, which translates into the protein MSASALQVARTGLDAQDTRMRVISNNLANVNTTAFKRDRANFATLSYQDMRVAGQQNTSQNNYATGLNLGTGVQIQGTSRQEEQGTIDTTGNAYDLAIQGNGYFQVLLPTGQFAYTRAGNFSLSSQGEIQTSDGYPVQPAITIPLGSTSVAIGSDGTVSAIPPSGGNAVQVGQITMATFPNAQGLQSIGGNMLQETTASGTAQIGTPGVQGVGTIKQGALETSNVNIVTELVDMIECQRAYEINSKMISSVDDMLKNANQTL